A single window of Bufo bufo chromosome 10, aBufBuf1.1, whole genome shotgun sequence DNA harbors:
- the TPPP3 gene encoding tubulin polymerization-promoting protein family member 3: MAENADLTSLEESFKKFAIYGDTKATGQEMTGKNWAKLCKECKVTDGKSVTGTDVDIVFSKVKAKTARVINYEEFKKALEELSAKRFKGKSKEESYDAICELVAGKEPVSSGVTKAATTGAVDRLTDTAKYTGSHKERFDPTGKGKGKSGRETIVENTGYVSSYKNAGTYDAKVKK; the protein is encoded by the exons ATGGCTGAAAACGCAGATCTTACTTCTCTGGAAGAAAGCTTCAAAAAGTTTGCCATCTATGGTGATACAAAGGCAACTGGTCAAGAAATGACTGGCAAAAACTGGGCCAAGCTTTGTAAAGAATGCAAAGTCACCGATGGGAAAAGTGTGACCGGAACCGATGTTGACATTGTGTTCTCCAAAGTAAA AGCAAAGACAGCAAGGGTCATCAACTATGAAGAATTTAAGAAGGCATTAGAGGAATTGTCAGCGAAAAGGTTTAAAGGAAAGAGTAAAGAAGAATCATATGACGCCATCTGCGAACTTGTGGCTGGAAAAGAACCTGTAAGCTCCGGAGTGACG AAGGCGGCAACAACCGGAGCTGTGGATCGTCTGACAGATACAGCCAAGTACACCGGATCCCACAAGGAACGCTTTGATCCGACTGGGAAAGGCAAAGGCAAAAGCGGTCGAGAGACCATTGTAGAAAACACTGGCTATGTGTCCTCCTACAAGAACGCAGGCACCTATGATGCTAAAGTGAAGAAATAG